In Daucus carota subsp. sativus chromosome 4, DH1 v3.0, whole genome shotgun sequence, one DNA window encodes the following:
- the LOC108216155 gene encoding STOREKEEPER protein yields the protein MAKPQNLPSPESESTDDSESESQQPTKNPCDNVLSACKKPIKPNAKRPADKASTSKGELFSRVFTEEDEIALVEGMIEFKKTNSNPSSKMVAFQSFVKDSLSCDVNVKQIVGKISKLKQKFVCNVGKLQNGEDPMSWKPHDYKLFELSREIWGSEVLGGMEKDKNDDHGGSKTEAEGELWWSLYPCLCASLEAEANKKFRGTISAKEYVNKVVRGLETKRAVELEGEWKNFVVMQQQVYAERTKMIRKQAEAVMNS from the coding sequence ATGGCAAAACCCCAAAATCTCCCCTCTCCAGAATCTGAAAGCACTGATGATTCTGAATCTGAATCACAGCAACCCACCAAAAACCCTTGTGATAATGTTTTATCTGCATGTAAGAAACCCATTAAGCCCAATGCCAAGCGTCCAGCTGATAAGGCTTCCACGAGCAAGGGGGAGCTTTTCTCAAGGGTGTTTACTGAAGAGGATGAGATTGCGTTGGTGGAAGGTATGATCGAGTTCAAGAAAACAAATTCTAATCCGAGTTCGAAGATGGTTGCGTTTCAGAGTTTTGTTAAGGATTCCTTGTCTTGTGATGTTAATGTGAAGCAGATTGTGGGTAAGATTAGTAAGTTGAAGCAGAAGTTTGTGTGTAATGTGGGGAAACTACAGAATGGTGAGGACCCCATGAGTTGGAAGCCTCATGATTATAAGCTGTTTGAGCTTTCGAGAGAGATTTGGGGAAGTGAGGTTCTGGGTGGTATGGAAAAAGATAAGAATGATGATCATGGGGGTAGTAAGACGGAGGCGGAGGGGGAGCTTTGGTGGTCATTGTATCCTTGTTTGTGTGCTTCGCTTGAAGCTGAAGCGAATAAGAAGTTTAGAGGGACGATATCGGCGAAAGAGTATGTGAACAAGGTGGTTAGAGGACTCGAGACGAAGAGGGCTGTTGAATTGGAGGGTGAATGGAAGAATTTTGTGGTAATGCAGCAGCAGGTGTATGCGGAGAGGACAAAAATGATTAGGAAACAGGctgaagctgtgatgaattccTGA
- the LOC108217788 gene encoding vestitone reductase gives MEKGVVCVTGGTGFVASWLVMRLLQHGYAVNTTIRSHPGQKKDVNYLTNLPGASERLQIFNADFDKPESFNESIQGCVGVFHVAHNVEFEAKEDEETNLQASINVTISILRACLDSKTVKRVVYTSSSSAVLFSGKDSSVVDETLWTDVDFVRSLKSSAGPYYISKTLTERAALEFAEKHGLDLVTVIPTFIHGPFINPRCPGSVRASMAAIFGDKILPEYSTCISIVHVDDVATAHIFLFEYPNARGRYICSVIDIKVDELQKFLSERYPEYNVSSTSSLKLEDSKRILVSSKKLLDTGFEYKYGIEQIYDEAIECCKRKDLL, from the exons ATGGAGAAAGGTGTTGTTTGTGTAACTGGTGGAACAGGTTTTGTAGCTTCTTGGCTGGTCATGAGACTTCTTCAACATGGCTATGCTGTTAACACCACTATTAGATCTCACCCTG GCCAAAAGAAGGATGTCAATTACCTCACAAACCTGCCTGGAGCATCGGAGAGGCTTCAGATATTCAATGCAGATTTCGACAAACCAGAAAGTTTCAATGAATCAATTCAGGGATGTGTTGGTGTGTTTCATGTTGCTCATAATGTAGAGTTTGAGGcaaaagaagatgaagaaacaaACCTCCAAGCATCAATTAATGTGACCATAAGCATTTTGCGTGCATGCCTCGATTCAAAAACAGTGAAGAGAGTTGTGTACACTTCAAGCTCATCTGCTGTCTTGTTTAGTGGCAAAGATTCAAGTGTAGTGGATGAGACTTTGTGGACGGATGTAGACTTTGTCAGATCACTAAAATCATCTGCAGGACCTTATTACATATCCAAGACCTTAACTGAAAGAGCAGCCTTAGAGTTTGCAGAAAAGCATGGACTGGATCTTGTGACAGTAATTCCTACTTTTATTCACGGTCCCTTCATTAATCCTCGTTGTCCCGGCTCAGTGCGTGCTTCAATGGCAGCAATATTTG GTGATAAGATTCTACCTGAATATTCTACCTGTATATCCATCGTGCACGTGGATGACGTTGCTACTGCAcatatctttctttttgaatacCCGAATGCTAGAGGAAGGTACATTTGCTCAGTCATTGATATAAAAGTTGATGAGCTCCAAAAATTTCTTTCAGAGAGATATCCTGAATACAATGTATCTTCAACCAG TTCTCTAAAGCTTGAGGATTCTAAAAGAATTCTAGTCTCGTCAAAGAAACTCTTAGACACTggatttgaatataaatatggaATCGAGCAAATTTATGATGAGGCAATTGAATGTTGCAAGCGGAAGGATCTTCTCTAA
- the LOC108216517 gene encoding vestitone reductase, which translates to MEKGIVCVTGGTGYVASWLIMRLLQHGYAVNTTVRSHPDQKKDVSYLTNLPGASERLRIFNADLDRPESFNDSIQGCVGVFHVAHTIDFEGKEDEETNTKRSINATISILQACVDSKTVKRVVYTSSGSTVMFSGKDLSVLDEKTWTDIDFLRSLKTLGESYYISKTLTERAALDFADAHGLELVTVIPTFIHGPFITPHCPGSVRTSMSMIFGDEKMFAFSASTPFVHIDDIATAHIYLFEYPNARGRYICSAADITLDEFPKFLSQRYPEYNVSSTSFLKNVKDSKIFRLSSKKLLDTGFKYKYGLEEMYDDAIECCKQKGLL; encoded by the exons ATGGAGAAGGGTATTGTTTGTGTAACTGGTGGAACAGGATATGTAGCTTCTTGGCTGATCATGAGGCTTCTTCAACATGGATATGCTGTCAACACTACTGTTAGATCTCACCCTG ACCAAAAGAAGGATGTGAGTTACCTCACAAATTTACCAGGAGCATCAGAGAGGCTTCGAATATTCAATGCAGATCTTGACAGACCAGAAAGTTTTAATGATTCTATCCAAGGATGTGTCGGGGTATTTCATGTTGCTCACACAATAGATTTTGAGGGGAAAGAAGACGaagaaacaaacacaaaaaGATCAATCAATGCAACAATAAGCATTTTACAGGCATGCGTTGATTCAAAAACAGTGAAGAGAGTTGTGTACACTTCAAGTGGATCTACTGTCATGTTTAGTGGAAAAGATTTAAGTGTACTGGATGAGAAAACATGGACCGATATAGATTTTCTTAGATCCCTAAAGACCTTAGGAGAATCGTACTACATTTCTAAGACTTTAACTGAAAGGGCAGCGTTGGATTTTGCAGACGCGCATGGACTGGAGCTTGTCACTGTAATTCCAACTTTTATTCATGGTCCTTTCATTACTCCTCATTGTCCTGGATCAGTGCGCACTTCAATGTCGATGATATTTG GTGATGAGAAAATGTTTGCATTTTCTGCTTCTACCCCTTTCGTACACATTGATGATATCGCTACAGCACATATATATCTGTTTGAATACCCGAATGCCAGAGGAAGGTACATTTGTTCAGCGGCTGACATAACACTTGATGAGTTCCCAAAATTTCTTTCACAAAGATATCCAGAATATAATGTATCATCAACTAG TTTCCTAAAAAATGTCAAAGATTCTAAAATTTTCCGACTCTCATCAAAGAAGCTCTTAGACACCggattcaaatataaatatggaCTCGAGGAAATGTATGATGATGCAATCGAATGCTGCAAACAGAAGGGTCTTCTATGA